In Primulina eburnea isolate SZY01 chromosome 14, ASM2296580v1, whole genome shotgun sequence, the following proteins share a genomic window:
- the LOC140811205 gene encoding uncharacterized protein, translated as MAGTMGSWKTRDVVFQVELTPHTSSTTVEQEEEDGRTAIINYLKEGKLHDNPREARPLLRCVSYPVADYVLREVHEGCCGNHLGAYALARKVEAEPLARITENDVLKFLWKNVVCRYRVPRRLISDNGRQFQGAAKIQAWCKEMKIQQVFTSIAYPQSNGQVEVTNRTLVHGLKV; from the exons ATGGCTGGAACAATGGGAAGTTGGAAGACTAGAGATGTGGTATTTCAAGTTGAGCTCACACCTCACACGAGTTCGACTACAGTTgagcaggaggaggaggatGGGAGGACTGCCATAATTAACTACCTGAAAGAGGGAAAGCTTCATGATAACCCTCGCGAAGCTC GGCCGCTTCTTCGATGCGTGAGTTATCCAGTGGCTGATTATGTACTCCGAGAAGTTCATGAGGGGTGCTGTGGAAATCACTTGGGGGCTTATGCATTGGCAAGAAAG GTGGAAGCAGAGCCTTTGGCCAGAATCACTGAGAATGACGTCCTGAAATTCCTGTGGAAAAATGTAGTGTGCAGATATAGGGTGCCTAGAAGGTTAATATCTGATAATGGGAGACAATTCCAAGGGGCTGCTAAGATCCAAGCTTGGTGTAAAGAGATGAAGATCCAACAAGTCTTTACATCTATAGCTTACCCGCAGAGTAATGGGCAGGTGGAGGTGACTAATCGGACGCTGGTACATGGTCTGAAAGTTTGA
- the LOC140811207 gene encoding uncharacterized protein, with the protein MKITTHERNDSNDLGGATDGDSGRARKAHGRRLENFEVSRGADLPQDHVISFGPEELLGIVAPHNDALVVTATIANYDVARIFIVNGSSVNIFFKSTLDQMKVEGFEFDPVSAPLYGFVRHAIPSLGQITLPLSLGYDSRDSWLPRIIRKLKFPVGNEVGVLCEDQKVARQCYEGIVKEERKRARVEVNMIRRGQIGLPAVRKEVQEVMDEESEVIALGPEKKMLIIAPDLDPRVREELITCLQTNLSVCAWSAQGLTGTTPGVAEHRLNILPNARPVKQKKRHFVPEKDRVIKKEVGELLNAWHIREVQFPTWLSNVVLVPKSSRKWRIYVDFRYLNKGYHQIPLAVENKNKVSFITSEGTFCYVVMPFRLKNAGAIYQKLKDMVFFEQMGSNVEVYVDDIMVKSKDSAQLIPDLVETFATLRSYGLNLNPQKCIFGVSSGNFLVYMVTDRGIEANPEKFQAIQDMVSPRGPKDVQQLTERIDALARFKVRSQKLTILPDLS; encoded by the exons ATGAAGATAACCACCCATGAGAGGAATGATTCAAATGATCTCgggggtgctactgatggaGACTCTGGGCGAGCCCGGAAAGCGCACGGGAGGAGATTGGAGAATTTTGAGGTATCCAGGGGTGCAGACTTACCCCAAGATCATGTCATCAGCTTCGGGCCAGAAGAACTTCTAGGCATCGTGGCTCCTcataacgatgccttggtggtGACGGCCACCATTGCCAACTACGATGTGGCAAGGATCTTCATTGTTAATGGGAGCTctgtaaatatattttttaagagCACGTTGGATCAGATGAAGGTGGAAGGATTCGAGTTTGATCCAGTCTCCGCTCCTCTATATGGTTTTGTGAGACATGCCATTCCGTCACTGGGTCAGATTACTCTTCCTTTATCTTTGGGATATGACTCTCGGG ATTCGTGGCTTCCACGTATCATCAGAAAGTTGAAGTTTCCTGTGGGGAATGAGGTGGGAGTCTTGTGTGAAGACCAGAAAGTTGCGCGACAATGTTATGAAGGAATAGTGAAAGAAGAAAGGAAGAGGGCACGTGTGGAGGTCAATATGATTAGAAGGGGGCAAATCGGGTTGCCCGCGGTAAGGAAAGAGGTTCAAGAAGTGATGGATGAAGAATCGGAGGTCATTGCACTGGGACCCGAGAAGAAGATGCTCATAATAGCCCCTGACCTTGACCCAAGGGTTAGGGAGGAACTCATTACTTGCTTACAGACCAATCTCAGCGTGTGTGCTTGGTCAGCTCAAGGGCTCACCGGGACGACCCCGGGTGTGGCGGAGcatcggttgaacatcttgccGAATGCTCGCCCTGTAAAGCAGAAAAAGAGACATTTCGTGCCCGAGAAGGATAGAGTTATAAAGAAAGAGGTGGGAGAGTTGCTCAATGCTTGGCACATTCGAGAGGTACAATTTCCTACTTGGCTCTCGAATGTCGTCCTTGTTCCGAAGAGTTCAAGGAAATGGAGGATATATGTGGACTTCAGATATCTCAACAAG GGGTACCACCAAATCCCCTTAGCTGTGGAGAACAAAAATAAAGTGAGTTTCATTACCTCTGAAGGAACTTTCTGCTACGTGGTCATGCCCTTCAGACTCAAAAATGCCGGAGCCATATATCAAAAACTGAAGGATATGGTATTTTTTGAGCAGATGGGAAGTAATGTCGAagtgtatgtggacgacatcaTGGTAAAATCAAAAGACTCGGCCCAGCTCATACCTGATTTGGTGGAAACTTTTGCGACCCTCAGATCCTACGGGCTGAATTTGAATCCTCAGAAGTGTATCTTCGGGGTGAGCAGTGGAAATTTTTTGGTTTATATGGTGACAGATAGGGGGATTGAGGCCAACCCCGAGAAATTTCAAGCTATCCAAGATATGGTGTCTCCCCGGGGACCCAAAGATGTTCAACAGTTGACAGAGAGGATTGATGCTCTGGCACGTTTTAAGGTACGCTCACAGAAGCTTACCATTCTTCCGGACCTTTCGTAA